A segment of the Nyctibius grandis isolate bNycGra1 chromosome 27, bNycGra1.pri, whole genome shotgun sequence genome:
ACATCACAGAGCTTGGAACCTCAGGCCTGATCCCACCGGTCGCTTATTATGTGGCCACTTGGCAACGGGCCTGGCCCGATTGTGTTCCCCCGGGCAAATATTCCTGCGGGATGAATGTGGAGCGGAGGCAGCCCCCGGTCCCGCCGCCTGGCACCGGCCTTCCCATGTGTTCCCCCAACAATGGCCTCGGCCAGCGGTGTCTGAGCTGCTCTTTGTCTGCTCCCCGCAGGAATCCTTGTCTTGTCATGCAGATTTCGCTCACCCACCCGCTGATCTGGGGTTTGAGGAGGGGAGACCCTCCCCGCAGCCAGCCCCCCCCTTGGTGTCTGGCTTTGCTGAACCAGCGCGGCCCGACCCCGTTCTCATCCCGACCCCGTTCTCGGCCCCACCTCATCGTTGCTGATGGGCACCGAGGGGTGCAGGAGGTTCCCGATCTCCCGCAGGCTCTCGAAACGTTCCGCTTCCAGCCTCGCCCGCTCCGCGTCGCACTCCAGGATGGCTTCATCGATGAGGAGACGGATTTTCTTGATCTGGGACACCTGGAGAGCCTGCAGGGGCGACGGGGgtgaggtggggaagggaaggaatcGCCGGGGAGAGGGGGGCTGGCAGCCGAGTGGGTTAATCACGGACCCTCGCCCGGCTGAGCCGGCTTCTGGAGCGAAACCGGGGACTGAACACATCAAACAAGAGCCCCCGAGGACAAAGGAGCGACATTAAGTCAGGCTCTGAAAGGGCCTGAGCGAGCTGCGGCGTCACGCAGCGCCCGGCAGGGACGAGGGGGAGCAGCCAGCTCCCACGGCAGCGAAAGCCGGCCAGCGCCACGCTCGTTAAACATCACGCTTAACGAAGTGGGAAGGGGAacggggcagggaggaagggacTTGGAGAGGTCACGTAATGACTGAGGCTACAAACCCCCCCAGGGAAGCGCAGGACGATCCCCGGGCTGGGGAGCTGCCACACAGCGAGGCTGGAACGGTCTTTAGATGAAGGACACTGAGCAAAGAACTGGTTATTGCTGGTGTGGGACTGGGGGAAAGAAGGAGCCTCCTGGCAGGGGGCTCAGGCAGTGCCCCCTCGCTGGGTGCGGGGGTTTTGGGCACCTCACATCGCCAGTTTGGGGAGTTACAGGTGAACTTCTGGACAAACTGGGTGGGTCAGTGGCAAAGTGGGGGGAGACGGGGTCAGACTCACCCCCAGGACGTCGACCGTCAGCTCGTCGAGGTTCTGCGCGCTCTCCGGTACGGACTCGTCTGTCCCCACTGGCTCTTTTTTCTgtagagggaggaaaaagaaacctccAGGGGGGTTAAAGGGTAAAGCTCGAGGGTAAAAAGATTCCTCGATGATGTGAGGGAGAGGCCTGGAGTGCAGAGAGCTGGGGCAGGTGCCACCAGTTAGTAACATCCTTCGTGCCTCACCTTCACCTTGTCTCCGATGGTTTTGCTGCACAGGTTCTTCAGCTTGTTCAAGTTATCGGCACGAAACCTGCctgcaaagcagagaggaaggagccATCAGCCAGCTGCACCAGTGGGAGCGGGGCCAGGACCCCCACCCGGCACCAAGAGGGGCCACAAAGGCTcaggtgggaggaggagaggggctggcagCTCCAGGGATGCCCATGGCCGCCAGTGCTGGGTGTTTGACCGTGTGAGAGCACGCTGTGGGGCTGGCCATGACGTGGGGCAgctgtggggagcagagggctcATTTGGAAACACCCCAAGTGATGCAGCCACCGGGCCACGGAGACGAGGCACAgtcccaccaggacccccacgCTGGGCTGGGGCCATCGGGGGCTGAGCGGATCCAGGGCTCTGGGGCCACAGCGATGAGATCGGGGCTGTTCGATGAGGGGACCGGGGAGGACCcccctggggacaccggggctgggaagagcagagccacACCGACGCCAGGGATGTGTCACCCCAGCAGGGTGACATCCCCGTCCGCAGGCAGGATCAGACCCACGGGGGGACAATCCAGAGTCAGGAAACACAAAGGGTTAAGAGccggggagcagagcagggtaAACAGGACCCTGGCAGCCTCCCCCGGACCCCACGGCACCGAGGAGGGATTGCATCAGCCACCGGTCCTGCCAGCCCTGCGCCTCGCCGTTACACACCAGCGCACCCCTGGAGCCCCAcagggagggggccggggcgcAGCCCCCACCGCCGGCCTGGGAAGAAGGATGAAAGGCCCCGGGATGAAATTAAGGCTGTGACGAGGGCACAGCCAGAGCCAAGGGACGCGCCGGGCGTGATTAAGCAGGGCCGGGCTCATGCACATCAAGGCGATGGGATTAAAAGCGTGTTTAAAGGTGCCTCTTTCATCCCGCTGCGGCGGCCAGGGGGACCGGGGCGCCCTGGGAACTGCGGGTTCCTGGGGCACACACCCCCCCTCGCCTCCCACcccaccctcctctgcacccaGGCACCCAACAATGGGGCTggacagcagctcctgctgcccaaCCTCCCGCCCGGGCCGGGGGCGATGGGGCCTTTGCTCCTGCCCCCTCGAACCACCCGGGCAGGGGTTTACCCCAGTATGTGGGGGTGGCACCgtgtgggaccccccccaccctggctgGATCCTGCTGCAGTGcggctggggcagcagcaccgGGAGCGAGCGGAGCCCTGCGGATCACCCGTGGGGCTGGATCACCCGTGGGGATCCACGCGCAGCCCAAGGGGGATCTGGCACCGGGGACCTGTCCCaggtctggggagggggaaagggggggggatcCACCGGGAGAACCTCCCCCCAGCCCTAGGGAAGGGGGTGAGCGGGATCCGCCCAGGGACAGGCCCCCTCCACCCACAGGATCCCCCAGTCCTGGAGGGGAAGGATCCACCGAGGAGATCCTggggtggggagcggggtgggagggaccctggggtggggagaggggccAGAGGGACGCCCCCAGAGGTCACCCCGCCAcggggagggggtttggggatCAATGTGGGGCCaggctcccagccctggggggaGGGCGGAAGACCCCTGAGGGATcccccatccctggggaggggacacgggggggggcaTCACCCGGGGACAGGCCgccaggctgggggggagcTGAGAGGGGTCGGGTAAGAGGGGACACGCCCAGCCTAGGACAGAGGGTCCCCCCGGGGGGATGACAGCCCCTCCCGGGggtcccgcagccccggggggtgccgggtcccctccgctcccccaccccctccccagcccggggcggtgggtgccagcccccagcccggccttgccccccccgccccacgtACACCTCCGCCAGGCGCCGTCAGCCCGCACCAGCGCGTCCACCAGCGCCGGGTCCTTGAAGCGTTTGCGCTGCATGTCCCGCACCATGGCGGGGTCGCCGCCCTTGTCGGCGCGGAACAGGTCCAGGTCCAGCACCATGATGGCGGCGGGGCCTGTCagcgccgccggccgccgccgcgcatGCGCGGGACGGGGAGAGGCGCGTGCGCAGAGGGGCGGCTGCGCAGGCAGCGCCAAGGCCGCCCGCCAGGGGGCGCTGTGAGGGGGGGGTACGGGGGGGAgcagcgccccctggcggctCGGCGGTGGCGCAGCGGGGTGGGGGCGctcggggggtcccgggggctCTGGGTGGCACCGAGCCCCCCCCCGGTGTCCCGCTGTGCCCCCGCGTGTCCCTCGGCTGTCCCCGGGGGTCCGGGTGGCCCCGGGtacccccggccccgcacgtGCCGGCACCCGCGTGTCCCTGGgtgtccccaagtgtcccccGGGGCCCCCCACAACACCCCATGGCACCCCACGGCACCCCATGGCACCCTACAGCACCACATggagccccacagcaccccacagcaccccacagcaccccacgGCACCTCATGGAGCCCCATGGCGCCCCATGGCACCCCACCGCCGTTGGCACACACCGACCCCCCGGCACCGCCTGGGAAACGCCGAGAACCCGGTAAAAAGGGCCAGGGGGTGCCAGCCTTGGGCCTCTGCTTTGGGGCAGAATCACCCAAATCGGTCAATTTGTGCTGGTGACCAagtgcaggaggaggtgggtATGGGGCTGGGCTGTGGCACGCCTCGTCTGGCATGGCTTGGcctggcatggcatggcatgacATAACATGGCATGGCCTGGTATGGTATGGCACGGCACGGcctggcatggcacagcattGCCTGGCACGGCCTGCATGGCACAGCCTGGCATGGCACGGCATTGCCTGGCATAGTATGGCATGGCCTGGCCTGGCACAGCATAGCATGGCCTGGCATGTCATGACATGGCACGGCATCGCCTGGCATGGCATGGCTCAGCATGGCATAGcctggcacggcacggcacagcacagcacagccacagTCCCCCAGACGCAGGACGCAGCCACGCCACGGCCAGAGCTCGCACACGTGTGTGCACCCCCCACCCACACGCACCCCCACGCGTGTGcacacacagccctgccccGTGCATGAGCACCCACACGCGTGTGCTCCGCCTGTGCACACGcttaaccctcttccccccccatTTCTCCACGCtcaccccccccacacacccccatcACACGCGTGTCCGTGTCCcggtgcacacacacacacacgcgtgTACAAACCCCACTCCTGTATTGGCATGGTTTGGTTGAAGGGGACACGGAGGTGGGGGGGCGACATACAAAAGCCGTAACGAAGCTCCAGTCTGAAGCGGGTCCCTAAGGCCAcggtgggggggggtgggcacGGGGtgaccccccccggccccgtcACAGCTCCGTGGGCGATGGCTTCAAGGGCACCGAGTCAAACCCGTCCGACGTCCTCTGCGGGAGCCCCGCCGTGAGCCCCCCGCTGCGGAgcggggaaactgaggcacggcgctgtgccccccccacccccacccccttaCCTTGGTCGCGAAGGATTTAATTTTGCCAAAAAGTGACTTTTTGGTGGTGAAGATGAGCTCGTCCTCGGCGTCCTCGCCCTCCATGATGGCACAGCTGTCGGGCGCTGGCAGGTCGCTGTCCCTCACCGCCGCCGTCATCACCAGCCTCGAGTATTTATACTCCAGCCTTGGGGGGGACACAACACGGTGCCACCAACCCCCAACCGTAGTGTCCCCAACACCCAACCATCGTGTCCCCAACCATAGTGTCCCCAACCGTAGTGCCACCAACCCCCAACCGTAGTGCCACCAACCCCCAACCATAGTGTCCCCAACCCCCAACCGTAGTGTCCCCAACCCCCAACTGTAGTGCCACCAACCCCCAACCATAGTGTCCCCAACCCCCAACCATAGTGCCACCAACCCCCAACCGTAGTGTCACCAACCCCCAACCATAGTGCCACCAACTCCCAACCGTAGTGTCCCCAACCCCCAACCATAGTGCCACCAACCCCCAACCGTAGTGCCACCAACCCCTCCCCATCCCGCTGTCACCCCCTCACTTGCGGTTCTTCTTCCAGAAGTAGGCGGCCAGGGCGGCGAGGAGGATGGCGGCGCAGGTGCCCCCGGCGATGCCCGCCTTCAGCCAGAACTCCACTCTCCGGCAGTGCCTCACCACCGGCGCGGGCAGGGCCAGGCCGCCGCGGCACAGCCGGGGCTCCCGCCACACGTAGGTGGTTCTCTGAAGGAGGGAATGGGGTTCAAGGGGGTTTGGGGGCGGGGGTGACCATCCGTGGTGGTGACCATCCCCGTGGCGTCGTGGCTCGCGGTTGTACCTGGATGCTGTTGAGGCACGCGCCGACGATGGGGCGGTAGTGGCTGGCGGAGCAGCGGGGACAAGCGTCGCCCGTCACCCAGAGGAAGTGGAAGGTGCAGCCGTCACACGTCCCCTCGGGGCATTTGctgtggggggggggacagaaGAAGCGGGGGGGCGTCAGCCAGCCCCGGTGACATCCCGACGTGGGGGACACGCCAGCAGGGTCCCCAAGGCAAAGCACCCAAGGGTGCCCGCAGATGGGGGTGTCACCCTAGAGACACCCCCATCCAGCCACCCACCACCCACCCAGCCCTAGAGGGGTGAGGGtgctgccccccccaccccaccccaaagcCACCCCAAAGCCACCGCTGTCCCCACCTGGGCACGGCCAGGGTGCCGGTGCCGGCGCGCAGCGGGTCACAGCGCAGGCGGACGGTGGTGGCTCTGcccctgctgcagggctgtgacACGTCGTTGGACCTGCCGAGAGTGGGGGGACATCAGGGGGGTCAGCGGAGGGGACAGCGcggtccccgtgtccccccgaGGCCACCCAGCCTCACCTGTAGAAGAAGATGATGTCGGGCAGGTCAGTGTGGCCGGGGGGGAAATGTTCGGGTGGGGAGACGATGCCGTCCAGGGTGGAGCTGGTGGTGACACCTGTGGAGAGAGCGGGGTGGCACCAGGGTGTCCCGGTGGCATTGGGGTGTCCCAGTGGAACCAGGGTGTCCTGGTGGCATTAGGGTGTCCCAGTGGCTTTGGGCTCCCACGGGAGGGGACAGTGAAGATGAAGGTCAAACCATGGGGGGGGGTTTGCTCTGGgttggggggagcagggggacacCTGGGTGTCCCAGCGGCACCAGGGTGTACCAGTGGCATTGGAGTGTCCCAGTGACATTGGGGTGCCCCAGTGGCTTTGGGGTGTCCCAGTGGCACCAGGATGTCCCAGTGGCATTGGGGTGTCTCAGTGACATTGGGGTGTCCCAGAGGCATTGGGGTGTCCCAAAGGCATTGGGGTGTtccagcagcactggggcaTCTCAGTGGCATTGGGGTATCCCAGTGACATTGGGGCATCCCAGCGGCACCAGGGCCTCCCAGTGGCATTGGAGTGTCCCAGTGACATTGGGGTGTCCCAGTGGCTTTGGGGTGCCCCAGTTACATTGGGGTGTCCCAGTGGCACCAGGATGTCCCAGTGGCATTGGGGTGTCCCAGAGGCATTGGGGTGTTCCAGCGGCACTGGGGCATCCCAGTGGCATTGGGGTGTCCCAGTGGCATTGGGGTGTCCCAGTGGCATTGGGGTGTCCCAGTGACATTGGGGTGTCCCAGTTACATTGGGGTGTCCCAGCGGCACTGGGGCATTCCAGTGGCTTTGGGGCAGCCCAGTGGCTTTGGGGTGTCCCAGCAGTACTGGGGTGTCCCAGCAGGATTGGGGCGTCCCAGTGACACTGGGGTCCCACAGGAGGGGACGGTGACACTGAAGGTCAAACCTCGGTGGCTTTTCCTGGGGGCCGGGAGGCGCGGGGGGACGCGGACCCGCCCGGTGCCAGCTCACCCACGAGGCGGTCGGCCAGGCTGACGGGCTGCGAGGACACGGGCGTCTTGTAGCCCACGGCGTCGGGGGGCACCACGATGGCCTGGCACACGTAGGACGTCACCACGCGGGACGGGGCACCCGCGCCCGCCGGCAGCCGCGCGTCCGTCACGTTGTCGGTGCAGGTGGCCGCCTTCCTGCCCTGCGCGAGTGTGCACACGTGCTTGCATGACCGTGTGCACGTGTGTACACCTGTGTGTGCACAACTGCACGCGTGTGCTTGCAGGGCTGCAGGTGTGCATGTGGTCGCACTATACATGCGTGCACACGTATGTTTGTACCACATATGCATGCATTCACATGactgtgcatgtgtttgtgtgtttgcatgACTGCCTGTGTTTGCATGACTGCACGTGTGCATGTTTGCACTATATATGCACTCACACATGCATGTTTGCACTATGTATGCATTCACACACGTGTTTGCACAAATGTGTGCATGCATTCACATGACTGTCCATTTGTTCGTGTGTTTGCATGACTGTGTTTCCATGACTGCACGTGTGCACATGTTTGCACTATACACACGTGTAGACATGTGTTTGCACtatatatgcatgcacacacgtgTGTTTGCACTACATACACAGGCACACATGTATGTTTGCACTACATATGCATGCACACGTTTGCACTATATATACATGGACACACGTGTTTGCAccatatatacatgcacacgTGTGTTTGCACTATATATGCACACACGCATGTGTGCACTACATATGCACGCACACATGCATGTTTGCACTATACATGcatgcacacgtgtgtgtgcacTATACATGCAGGCACACACGTGTTTGCATTCCAGATGCACGCGCACACGCGTGTTCACACTACATCTGCATGCACACACGCACGTCCCCACATGCACCCACCCCTGCCTCTTCCCGTGCCCCGGGGAAGGCACCGACCCCGGCCCCATGCTGACCCGCAGTGGGTGCTGCCCGCAGCAAGTGCTGCCCATGCCATGGGTGCCACCCGCAGCGGGTGCTGCCCCCACCATGGGTGCTGCCCGCAGTGGGTGCTGCCCACCGTGGGTGCCGCCTCACCTGGTGGCCGCAGAGGCTGAGGCTGAAGTGGTGGAAGTACCGGCGGCCCTTGGCGGTGAAGCTGGGGCCAGTGGCCAGGGCCGCGCCGGCCGCCAGCGCCGGGAAGTCGTAGTGCAGGAGGTGGCCCCGCAGCTCCAGGGAGAAGGAGCAGTTGTTGTAGCAGAGGGAGcggagctggggggggacaggaggTGGCAGTTAGGGGTGGCAGAGGGCTGGTGTCAccctgctggggacagggagtgTCACCCATTGGGGACAGCCGGGGTCAGCCCTTGGGGACAGCggagggctggcagcacccATCAGGGTGTCACCCACCCTGTCACCCACCCAGGATGGCCGGGGGGGCTGGTGTCACctccctggggatggctggggaTTGGCATCACCCATCCAGCCAATGTCACCCACCCAGGATGGCTGGGGGCTGGTGTCACCCACCCAGGATGGCTAGGGGGCTGGTgtcacctccctggggacaTCTGGGGGTCTGGCATCACCCATCCATACAGCGTCACCCATCCAGACAGTGCCACCCACCCAGGATGGCCGAGTGGCTGGTGTCACCTCCTTGGGGACAGCTGGGGTCTGGCATCACCCATCCAGACAGTGTCACCCACCCACGATGGGGGCTGCTGGTGTCACCCACCCAGGATGGCTGGGGGGGCTGGTgtcacctccctggggacaTCTGGGGGGCTGGCATCACCCATACAGACAGTGTCACCCACCCAGGATGGGGGGTGGCTGGTGTCACCCTCCTGGAGCTGGCTGGTGCCACCCATCTGGGACATCTTGGGTGGGGGGGCGTTGATGTCACCCCTCTGGGCCCCACAGCATCACCCATTTGGGACGGCCACAGGGACTGGCATCACCCGTGGGGACATCACCCCGCCACCCCACAGACCCCCACCCCCGGAGGGGGACACACGCAGGGACAGGTACCTGGTTGCTGTGGGTGCCGGGGCCACAGGGTTGGCAGGCGGGGGGCCCGTCGGAGGGGTGACCCTGCAGGTAGGTGCCGGGCGGGCAGGGGTGGCAGGCGCCCGAGCCGGGCTCCACGGCGCTgccggggggacacggggcgcAGGACCCGGCTGGCTGGGGGGCACAGCGGCGGCAGAAGGAGGCCACCCCTCCCAGCACGTTGGTGACGTTGATGGAGTAGAGCTTGGCTACGTCGCTGGTGTACTGCCGGCCCTGGCACCGAGAGCACCGTCACCATCACACCCCACCCAgcaccccgagcccccccgGGGGGTGTCACCCCCCTGTCCCTCACCGCCTCGTGGTACGGGGTGCGCTGGAACGCCCACGTGAAGCTCGTGGTGGCATTTTTCTCCACGACGTAGGTGTAGGACTGCTTCCCCTTGGCGCCCGTCCACGTCTCCACCGGCGTGTTGGTCCGGGAGCTGATGCCCTGCAGGGACACGGGGATGGTAGCACCCCCCAAACCTGGTGTGTCCCCCCCAAACCCgctgtgtgtcccccccaggtcccccccGATGTCCCCTCACTCACCACCATGAAGTAGAGCTCGCAGCTGACGCTGCAGACTGTCTCGAAGACGAAGGTGATCCTGGCCACCTCCTTGCTCTCCGCGTCCTCCAGCACGGGGCTtggagggctggggacagcgtGGGGATGGCGTGGGGACACCGTCAGGTGTTGTCCCCTCCTTGGGGACACCCCGACGCTCGTCCCCACCTCACCTGAAGCCGGGAACCAGCAGCGTGAGGATCATGAAGTCGTTATCGGAGGCTCCCGCCGCCGTGTAGATGTAGTCCCCGGCCACCTCCCAGCCTGCGAGGACACGGTGATGGCTCAGCAGGGTCCCCACCTGCCCCTACGGGAGGGGACAGCGAGGGGACGGCGTCCCGGCGTTACCTGCCATCCCCTTGTACTCAAAGTTGACGCCGCTGAGGACGGTGGTCTCCATGTTGGAGGGCAACACGTTCCACCACTTGTACTCCAAGCCCAGCGCCGGCTCGGTGCCCGCCGGGCAGCTGTGGCAgcctggggacaggaggggacaaCTCTGCACCGGGGGTGGCACCCACCTCCATAGCCCAGGGGAGCTCTGAGGGTCTCAGTCAGCCCTTGGGGACAAGGACGGGGCCGTGCTTACCGGAGCCGTTGGAGTAGGAGCcgtggggacagggctggcaggaggtgCCGTTGGTGGTGGCGAAGCCGGGGTTGCAGGGGGGACATCGGCTCTTCACCCCTGACGGTGGCAGCTGCGTGGCCCCGGGAAGCTCCTCGCTGCAGATCTTGGGCTCTGCCCACTTGAACATCAGCTGGGTCTGCGCGGGTGGGagtgagggagctggggacacGCAGGGACACAGAGGGGACAGCCCCCCCCGTAGCCTGTGTCACCGCCGTACCTCCCCGCCAGCGTCGCAGGCCGTGTGCGTGTAGAAATAATCCTTGTCGGTGCAGGGTGGCCGCGGGGTGCAGGACGCCGAGCCGGGCTCTGCGGGACGAGGGGACACGGTGGCTGAGCCAGCGTGGCCAGGGGACCGTCCCCATGCCACCACGGGATGCCACCAGCGGGACACCCACGTCCTCCCTCCCGCGGGGACATGGTGTCCTCCCTGTCCCCTCGCAtcacctctcccttccccagggacAGATGTGGGGGGAGAGATATGGGGGGCACAACGGGGACCCGAGTGTCACCTCGGGGTGCCCCTCTCACCGGCGTAGGCGGTGGGCTCGCAGGGCTGGCAGGCGGTGGCCCCTTTGCCCGAGAAGGTGTTGGCGGGGCAGAGGTGGCAGGTGGAGGAGCCGGCGGCCGGGGCGTAGGTGCCGGGTTTGCAGGGGAAGCACTCGGAGGTATAAGCCACCCCTgggcagcgaggagggtgctGAGCCGTGGGTGGGGGGCAatgggacccccccaccccccacccagcacccacctaCCTGTGATGCTGATGTTCCTCACCAACACCGGCTTGGGCACCCTGGACCACACGGAGAAGGCGGTGGTGCGCCAGTACAGGACGTTGTTGCCGCGGCTCAGCTCCACCTggcagaggggtggggggggggggacatgggtggggggtcctgggggggctgtggggtggtcCCAGTGCTGGGGAGGGCGTTGGCACCCACAGGTGGAGGACTAAGGACTAAACCCCATCTGCTGCCACCCGCCAGCCCCTCCGCGTCCTCGTGGAGCCTCCTCTCCCCACGGGGAGGGGACACAAGGGACAGCGGGGGCTGCACCAAGGgaccccccccgccaccccgtGCCACCTCCCACCCCGTGTCACCTCCCGTCCCCACACTCACGCTGTGGAACTCCCAGCCCTTCTCCGTTGTCCGCATCCACCGTGACTCCTCCACCATGGGCTGGCACTGGTCGTTCTGCACCTGCGAGGCTGCCGTGAGGACGGGGACCCCCGCCatgtccccagggacccccactATATCCCCAGGGACCCTCCACCATGTCCCCAGGGACTGCACCATGTCCCCAGAGacccccaccatgtccccagaGACCCCCACAAtatccccagggaccccccaccaTATCCCCAGGGACCCTCTGCCATGTTCCCAGAGACCCCCACCATGTTCCCAGAGACCCTCCCATGTCCCCAAGGACCCCCGCCAcatccccagggacccccaccatgtccccagaGACCCCCTGCCATGTCCCCAGAGAccctcccatgtccccatggacccccccccatgtccccagggaCCCTCCACCATGTCCCCAGGGACTGCACCATGTCCCCAGAGacccccaccatgtccccagaGACCCCCACAAtatccccagggacccccaccaTATCCCCAGGGACCCTCTGCCATGTTCCCAGAGACCCCCACCATGTTCCCAGAGACCCTCCCATGTCCCCAAGGACCCCCGCCatgtccccagggacccccgCCACGTCCCCAGGGACCCTCACATATCCCCAGGGACCTCTGCCATGTCCCCAGAGAccccccaccatgtccccagggACCTCGCCATGTCTCCACGGACCCCACCATGTCTCCAGGGACCCCCCACCAcgtccccagggacccccgccatgtccccagggacccccaccctCCAGCTCTGCACCCCTCCGGTCCC
Coding sequences within it:
- the ELAPOR1 gene encoding endosome/lysosome-associated apoptosis and autophagy regulator 1 isoform X2 produces the protein MGSRWRVAVPHTPGLCTGLPDPVKGTECSFSCKAGEFLDMGAQACQPCAHGTYSLGTGVRFDEWDEVPHGFASIATNLEADDGFGDAVENCTGSTWVPLGDYVASNTDECTATLVYAVSLKQAGTASFEYIYPDSSIVFEFFVQNDQCQPMVEESRWMRTTEKGWEFHSVELSRGNNVLYWRTTAFSVWSRVPKPVLVRNISITGVAYTSECFPCKPGTYAPAAGSSTCHLCPANTFSGKGATACQPCEPTAYAEPGSASCTPRPPCTDKDYFYTHTACDAGGETQLMFKWAEPKICSEELPGATQLPPSGVKSRCPPCNPGFATTNGTSCQPCPHGSYSNGSGCHSCPAGTEPALGLEYKWWNVLPSNMETTVLSGVNFEYKGMAGWEVAGDYIYTAAGASDNDFMILTLLVPGFSPPSPVLEDAESKEVARITFVFETVCSVSCELYFMVGISSRTNTPVETWTGAKGKQSYTYVVEKNATTSFTWAFQRTPYHEAGRQYTSDVAKLYSINVTNVLGGVASFCRRCAPQPAGSCAPCPPGSAVEPGSGACHPCPPGTYLQGHPSDGPPACQPCGPGTHSNQLRSLCYNNCSFSLELRGHLLHYDFPALAAGAALATGPSFTAKGRRYFHHFSLSLCGHQGRKAATCTDNVTDARLPAGAGAPSRVVTSYVCQAIVVPPDAVGYKTPVSSQPVSLADRLVGVTTSSTLDGIVSPPEHFPPGHTDLPDIIFFYRSNDVSQPCSRGRATTVRLRCDPLRAGTGTLAVPSKCPEGTCDGCTFHFLWVTGDACPRCSASHYRPIVGACLNSIQRTTYVWREPRLCRGGLALPAPVVRHCRRVEFWLKAGIAGGTCAAILLAALAAYFWKKNRKLEYKYSRLVMTAAVRDSDLPAPDSCAIMEGEDAEDELIFTTKKSLFGKIKSFATKRTSDGFDSVPLKPSPTEL
- the ELAPOR1 gene encoding endosome/lysosome-associated apoptosis and autophagy regulator 1 isoform X1 — translated: MAGPGARWLLLSVCLVATGLPRCTGQQLHVCKESEYHYEYTACDSMGSRWRVAVPHTPGLCTGLPDPVKGTECSFSCKAGEFLDMGAQACQPCAHGTYSLGTGVRFDEWDEVPHGFASIATNLEADDGFGDAVENCTGSTWVPLGDYVASNTDECTATLVYAVSLKQAGTASFEYIYPDSSIVFEFFVQNDQCQPMVEESRWMRTTEKGWEFHSVELSRGNNVLYWRTTAFSVWSRVPKPVLVRNISITGVAYTSECFPCKPGTYAPAAGSSTCHLCPANTFSGKGATACQPCEPTAYAEPGSASCTPRPPCTDKDYFYTHTACDAGGETQLMFKWAEPKICSEELPGATQLPPSGVKSRCPPCNPGFATTNGTSCQPCPHGSYSNGSGCHSCPAGTEPALGLEYKWWNVLPSNMETTVLSGVNFEYKGMAGWEVAGDYIYTAAGASDNDFMILTLLVPGFSPPSPVLEDAESKEVARITFVFETVCSVSCELYFMVGISSRTNTPVETWTGAKGKQSYTYVVEKNATTSFTWAFQRTPYHEAGRQYTSDVAKLYSINVTNVLGGVASFCRRCAPQPAGSCAPCPPGSAVEPGSGACHPCPPGTYLQGHPSDGPPACQPCGPGTHSNQLRSLCYNNCSFSLELRGHLLHYDFPALAAGAALATGPSFTAKGRRYFHHFSLSLCGHQGRKAATCTDNVTDARLPAGAGAPSRVVTSYVCQAIVVPPDAVGYKTPVSSQPVSLADRLVGVTTSSTLDGIVSPPEHFPPGHTDLPDIIFFYRSNDVSQPCSRGRATTVRLRCDPLRAGTGTLAVPSKCPEGTCDGCTFHFLWVTGDACPRCSASHYRPIVGACLNSIQRTTYVWREPRLCRGGLALPAPVVRHCRRVEFWLKAGIAGGTCAAILLAALAAYFWKKNRKLEYKYSRLVMTAAVRDSDLPAPDSCAIMEGEDAEDELIFTTKKSLFGKIKSFATKRTSDGFDSVPLKPSPTEL